The proteins below come from a single Burkholderia humptydooensis genomic window:
- a CDS encoding HP0495 family protein, translating to MTEPNKTVELTGEIATPKETLLEFPCDFPIKVMGRAHPEFKDTIFKVVSVHDNEIDLEKIEERASSGGNYTGLTITVRATSQAQLDNIYRALTGHPMVKVVL from the coding sequence ATGACCGAACCGAACAAGACCGTCGAGCTGACGGGCGAAATCGCAACGCCCAAGGAAACGCTGCTCGAATTTCCGTGCGACTTCCCGATCAAGGTGATGGGCCGCGCGCATCCGGAGTTCAAGGATACGATCTTCAAGGTCGTGAGCGTGCACGACAACGAGATCGATCTCGAGAAGATCGAGGAGCGCGCGTCGAGCGGCGGCAACTACACGGGCCTCACGATCACCGTGCGCGCGACGAGCCAAGCGCAGCTCGACAACATCTACCGCGCGCTGACGGGCCACCCGATGGTCAAGGTCGTGCTGTGA
- a CDS encoding D-amino acid aminotransferase, which produces MSQADIEPIVYLSVASREELVPLSEARVPVLDRGFIFGDGVYEVVPVYADGARRAPFRIAQHLARLARSLKKIGIADPHDEAGWRALVARVVGANAAALGDGQHAIVYIQVTRGVAKRGHAFPANAVPTVFAMASPLVLPTDAQRAQGVRCVTAEDRRWLHCDIKSVSLLGNVLMAQHAVEHDATETIQLRDGNVTEGSSSNVWIVKNGELIAPPRSNRILEGIRYALVEELAEECGIRFVAREINEAELRAADEILLTSATKEILPVTLLDDLPVQGGQPGPVFEALYAAYQRAKAREMESA; this is translated from the coding sequence ATCGAACCGATCGTCTATCTGAGCGTCGCTTCGCGCGAGGAGCTGGTGCCGCTTTCCGAAGCGCGCGTGCCGGTGCTCGACCGCGGCTTCATCTTCGGCGACGGCGTCTACGAAGTCGTGCCGGTCTACGCGGACGGCGCGCGGCGCGCGCCGTTCCGGATCGCGCAGCATCTCGCGCGTCTTGCGCGCAGCCTGAAGAAGATCGGCATCGCCGATCCGCACGACGAAGCGGGCTGGCGCGCGCTCGTCGCGCGGGTCGTCGGCGCGAACGCGGCCGCGCTCGGAGACGGCCAGCACGCGATCGTCTACATCCAGGTGACGCGCGGCGTCGCGAAGCGCGGCCACGCGTTTCCGGCGAACGCGGTGCCGACCGTGTTCGCGATGGCGAGCCCGCTCGTGCTGCCGACCGACGCGCAGCGCGCGCAAGGCGTGCGCTGCGTGACGGCCGAGGATCGCCGCTGGCTGCATTGCGACATCAAGTCGGTGTCGCTGCTCGGCAACGTGCTGATGGCGCAGCATGCGGTTGAACACGACGCGACCGAGACGATCCAGTTGCGCGACGGCAACGTGACGGAAGGCTCGTCTTCGAACGTGTGGATCGTGAAGAACGGCGAGCTGATCGCGCCGCCGCGCAGCAACAGGATTCTCGAAGGGATCCGCTACGCGCTCGTCGAGGAGCTTGCCGAGGAGTGCGGGATCCGCTTCGTCGCGCGCGAGATCAACGAAGCGGAGCTGCGTGCGGCCGACGAGATCCTGCTCACGTCGGCGACGAAGGAAATCCTGCCCGTGACCCTGCTCGACGATCTGCCCGTGCAGGGCGGCCAGCCGGGCCCGGTGTTCGAGGCGCTGTATGCCGCGTACCAGCGGGCGAAGGCGCGCGAGATGGAAAGCGCCTGA